A stretch of Paludisphaera borealis DNA encodes these proteins:
- the eno gene encoding phosphopyruvate hydratase, which yields MAVLQALKARQVLDSRGRPTVEVDAIASNGAVGRAIVPSGASTGRHEAIELRDSGSSRYGGLGVGQAVENVRTVIAPAVVGIELDDQAAIDAALVAVDGTANKGRLGANALLGVSLAVAHAAAAVRGEELFVHLNRLWKKRAKAEQGGSIAVEPTLPLPMVNMISGGLHAGRNLDIQDILIIPVGAENYSHALEMIVAMYRAVGGVLSEIGAESVLVGDEGGYGPKLRNNEQAFEVVVDAMVACGFEPGRDVAIAVDVASTHFFDPATKTYRLSEASLRAFDSGDMVDMLARWVGRYPIVSIEDGLAEDDWEGWKTLTERLGGAVQLIGDDLFVTQTARLERGIASKTANSILIKVNQVGTLSETLDALLIARRHGYRPVVSARSGETEDATIADLAVGTAAGQIKIGSVARSERLAKYNRLLRIEESLGPNAPFAGRATLAR from the coding sequence ATGGCTGTTCTCCAGGCGCTCAAGGCTCGGCAAGTCCTCGATTCGCGCGGTCGGCCGACGGTCGAGGTCGACGCGATCGCCTCCAACGGCGCGGTGGGGAGGGCCATCGTCCCCTCGGGCGCGAGCACCGGCCGGCACGAGGCGATCGAGCTGCGCGACTCCGGATCGTCCCGCTACGGCGGCCTCGGAGTCGGCCAGGCGGTGGAGAACGTCCGGACCGTGATCGCTCCCGCCGTGGTCGGAATCGAACTCGACGATCAAGCGGCGATCGACGCGGCCCTGGTCGCGGTCGACGGCACGGCGAACAAGGGTCGGCTGGGGGCGAACGCCCTACTGGGAGTCTCGCTGGCGGTGGCCCACGCGGCGGCGGCGGTCCGGGGCGAGGAATTGTTCGTCCACCTCAACCGTCTCTGGAAGAAACGAGCCAAGGCGGAGCAGGGGGGATCGATCGCGGTCGAACCGACGCTCCCGTTACCGATGGTCAACATGATCTCGGGCGGCCTGCACGCGGGGCGGAACCTCGACATCCAGGACATCCTCATCATTCCGGTCGGCGCCGAGAACTACAGCCACGCCCTGGAGATGATCGTCGCCATGTACCGCGCCGTCGGCGGCGTGCTGTCCGAGATCGGCGCTGAGTCGGTCCTGGTGGGGGACGAGGGGGGATACGGCCCGAAGCTGCGGAACAACGAGCAGGCCTTCGAGGTCGTCGTCGACGCGATGGTCGCCTGCGGCTTCGAGCCCGGGCGCGATGTGGCCATCGCGGTGGACGTCGCGTCGACCCATTTCTTCGACCCGGCGACCAAGACCTATCGGCTCTCCGAGGCCAGCCTGCGGGCGTTCGACAGCGGCGACATGGTCGACATGCTCGCCCGATGGGTCGGGCGCTATCCGATCGTCTCGATCGAGGACGGCCTGGCTGAGGACGATTGGGAAGGCTGGAAGACTCTGACCGAGCGGTTGGGCGGTGCGGTCCAGCTCATCGGCGACGACCTGTTCGTGACCCAGACGGCCCGGCTCGAACGCGGGATCGCATCGAAGACCGCCAACTCGATCCTGATCAAGGTCAACCAGGTCGGCACGCTCAGCGAGACGCTCGACGCGCTCTTGATCGCCCGCCGCCACGGTTATCGGCCGGTCGTCTCGGCCCGGTCGGGCGAGACCGAGGACGCCACGATCGCCGACCTCGCCGTCGGAACGGCCGCCGGCCAGATCAAGATCGGCTCCGTCGCCCGCTCCGAACGCCTCGCCAAGTACAACCGCCTCCTCCGCATCGAGGAATCGCTCGGCCCGAACGCTCCGTTCGCCGGCCGGGCGACCCTGGCTCGTTGA